Sequence from the Candidatus Eisenbacteria bacterium genome:
GGGTGTGCTGGACGTGCGCGCCGACGGCGCGTCCGCGCTCTCCGGGTTGGCCCTGAGCCTGCTGGCCCTGGTCAATCTCGACGCCGGCCTGGCCGTGCCCGCTACCGCGGCCGACCTCGTGCGCGGCGTGCTGGGCCTGGCACTGGGTTGCGGGGCCATCGCGCTGGCGGTGTTCCCCGCGACTCGTGGCGCGCGGGACGGGGCCGCGGCTCCCCCGTCCGCGCAGGCGCAGGGGGGCAGGGCCAGGAAGGGCCGTGAACCCCGCCGCGCGCCCGCCGCCCGGAGCGGCGCGCGGCTGCCCGCGCTGGCGCTGCTGGGCGCGGGCTGGCTGGTGCTGGGCCTGCTGCCGCTGCTCCTGGTGGGGCATCGCTGGAGCGCCTACCTGGCGGTGATGGCCGGGGCCGGCCTGGCCCTGCTCGCCGGCGCATTCCTGGGGAACATGCGTTGGCCCGCGCTGGCCGCGGGCGGTCTGCTGCTGCTCGCGGGGCCCGCCGCGGACGGGGTGCGCGCGGGGGCGTTCGACAGCGGCGGCGACTCGGTGTGGACGCTGGCGCGCCTGCGCCGCCTGGGTGGGTTCGTGGACGGGCTGCAGCGCACGCTGCGTGGCCGCTATCCGACCCTGAAGCCGGGCACGCAGGTGCTGCTCTCGAGGGTGCCCAACATGAGCCTCGTGGCGTTGCACGGCTCCGACGCGCTCCGCGCCTGGTACGCCGACTCGAGCCTGGCCATGGGCGTAATCGACGAGCGCGCCATGACACGCCTGGACGTGGAGCGGGTGGTGCTGGACTGCGATCCCACCGTGGAGCCCAACCGCTGGTCGTTCGAGAGCCCCGGGTTCGTGGACCTCCGCGTGCGCATCCAGCGGGCGCTGAATGCCCAGGACATGGGCGCGGTCGCGCCGCTCATCGAGCGGGTGCGCCGCGAGCCCGAGTGGCACGCGCTGAGCCCCGACTGGCGCGCCGGGGCGTTGCTCACGCTGGGGCAGGTGTACCAGAAGCTGGGCCGCCACGGAGAGGCGGAGCAGGTGTTCCGGGAGTCGGTGGCGGACGACTCCACGCTGGGCGAGTCCCACTTCGGCCTGGGCACCACCCTGGTCATGCGCCGCGCCTTCCTGGAGGCGGAGCCGCACCTGGAATCGGCCGCGCGGCGCATGCCCTGGGCGGCGGTGGTGCAGTTCAGCTGCGGGGCGGTGATGGTGCAGAACGGGCACGACCCGGTGGCGGCTGCGCGCTACCTGGAGCGGAGCATCGAGTTGGGGATCGATGAGCCCAGCCGGACCATCGCGCGGAGCATGCTGGCGCGCCTCGCTGCCCGCCCGGGCGGGCGCTGAGGGCATCGCGTCCGGGGGATCGGCGCGTCCGGGCGGCGGGCAGACGCTTGCGCTCTGCAGCAACGACCCGGGGCCCACTGCCTGGCCCCGGGTCGCCTGGTACTGCTCGGCGCCCTCCCGGGCGCCTGATCCCTGCTGACTGAACTGCCCTACTTCGCCGGCTTGGTGAACAGCGTGTCGGACAGCGCCGGGTTCGCCTGCGCGGCGGTTACGGTGGACGACATGAAGTCCTTGCCATCCATCAGCGCCTTCTCCGCGTGGGGGAACTTCACGGGTCCGACGGCCTTCCAGTCGGTGTAGATCTCGGTGTGCCGGGCGGGGCCACCCTGGCCCTTGCCCATGTACTCCATGCCTGCCAGCGAACCGTCGGGCCCGAAGTACAGCAGCCAGTCCTTGACCAGCTCGCTCTTCGCCAGCGCCACGTCGCAGCTCTTCCCGCCGAGGTCCTTCTTTTCGGCGAGCGCCTGCAGC
This genomic interval carries:
- a CDS encoding tetratricopeptide repeat protein, which translates into the protein MSGTTASPTRVPVPRPRAALALALCSGLALYAPNLRLQLLADDYAFISGAHFTPFLRWLGETGGVSYYRPFARQAYMGLMSALFGTSPLPYHAVSLGLLLVSAWLLARIAARLASPGAGVVAAVVFLAQHGGSVLTGWASCAQDLFALTFVAAAVELHLSGRRAGAVLATALALLSKETAAAGPLVVLLASRSLPGRSWSAAARGALPHLAVLAAWAVAYALWFRHFPGAPPVGVLDVRADGASALSGLALSLLALVNLDAGLAVPATAADLVRGVLGLALGCGAIALAVFPATRGARDGAAAPPSAQAQGGRARKGREPRRAPAARSGARLPALALLGAGWLVLGLLPLLLVGHRWSAYLAVMAGAGLALLAGAFLGNMRWPALAAGGLLLLAGPAADGVRAGAFDSGGDSVWTLARLRRLGGFVDGLQRTLRGRYPTLKPGTQVLLSRVPNMSLVALHGSDALRAWYADSSLAMGVIDERAMTRLDVERVVLDCDPTVEPNRWSFESPGFVDLRVRIQRALNAQDMGAVAPLIERVRREPEWHALSPDWRAGALLTLGQVYQKLGRHGEAEQVFRESVADDSTLGESHFGLGTTLVMRRAFLEAEPHLESAARRMPWAAVVQFSCGAVMVQNGHDPVAAARYLERSIELGIDEPSRTIARSMLARLAARPGGR